In Anthonomus grandis grandis chromosome 6, icAntGran1.3, whole genome shotgun sequence, one DNA window encodes the following:
- the LOC126738053 gene encoding uncharacterized protein LOC126738053 isoform X1 yields MAYFQELSEKYSPNSLWTKYSTLRSTLMVYKNIDISQYHRLISFLKVKSKGYVPKKSKVLEGEQIIKFIKKAPDDNIYLVHKFILVMGVGGLRRDELVTMTIDDIEDRGTVLVIKVPETKTLTSKSFTIIEEDLGALNLIKKYAALRPAGIKERRFFLTYRKSRYTVQPVGKNTIGSVPTLIAKFLKLDNAEAYTGHCLRRTSSTLLVEAGASFEMLKQHGKWKSSSVAEGYIEESISSKNKVAKMIANSVNSEVNSVSTIENSLMDNLQTIQNSVSAATSTITKNTDHSIVGSATFSRTFQNCNFYFGNF; encoded by the exons atggcatattttcaggaactg tcggaaaaatacagtccgaactctctctggaccaagtattctaccctaaggtctacgttaatggtctataaaaatatagacatctcgcaataccatcgtctcatatcttttttaaaagttaagtcgAAAGGATATGTTCCGAAGaagtctaaagttttggaaggagaacaaataataaaatttattaagaaggctCCTGATGATAATATCTACTTGGTACACAAATTCATATTGGTAATGGGAGTTGGAGGTTTAAGACGAGATGAGTTGGTCACAATGACCATTGATGATATTGAAGATAGAGGAACGGTCTTGGTTATAAAGGTaccagaaactaaaactttaacttcaaaaagttttactatcattgaagaagatttaggcgctttaaatttgataaaaaagtaCGCAGCATTAAGACCAGCTGGAATAAAGGAGCGAAGATTCTTTCTTACCTATAGAAAGAGTCGCTATACAGTACAACCTGTTGGAAAAAATACCATAGGAAGCGTCCCAACATTGatcgcaaaatttttaaaactggataaTGCAGAAGCTTATACCGGCCACTGTTTGCGTCGCACATCGTCAACTTTACTTGTTGAGGCAGGTGCTTCGTTTGAAATGCTAAAACAACATGGGAAATGGAAAAGCTCTTCAGTAgctgaaggatatatagaagaaagtatttcatccaaaaataaagtagCCAAAATGATTGCCAATTCAGTTAATTCCGAG GTTAATTCCGTATCgactattgaaaattctttaatggacaatttacaaactatacaaaatagcgttagtgctgccacctctaccatcacaaaaaacaccgaccattctatagtgggatcagctacattttccaggacatttcaaaattgtaatttttattttggaaatttttag
- the LOC126738053 gene encoding uncharacterized protein LOC126738053 isoform X2, whose product MAYFQELSEKYSPNSLWTKYSTLRSTLMVYKNIDISQYHRLISFLKVKSKGYVPKKSKVLEGEQIIKFIKKAPDDNIYLVHKFILVMGVGGLRRDELVTMTIDDIEDRGTVLVIKVPETKTLTSKSFTIIEEDLGALNLIKKYAALRPAGIKERRFFLTYRKSRYTVQPVGKNTIGSVPTLIAKFLKLDNAEAYTGHCLRRTSSTLLVEAGASFEMLKQHGKWKSSSVAEGYIEESISSKNKVAKMIANSVNSVSTIENSLMDNLQTIQNSVSAATSTITKNTDHSIVGSATFSRTFQNCNFYFGNF is encoded by the exons atggcatattttcaggaactg tcggaaaaatacagtccgaactctctctggaccaagtattctaccctaaggtctacgttaatggtctataaaaatatagacatctcgcaataccatcgtctcatatcttttttaaaagttaagtcgAAAGGATATGTTCCGAAGaagtctaaagttttggaaggagaacaaataataaaatttattaagaaggctCCTGATGATAATATCTACTTGGTACACAAATTCATATTGGTAATGGGAGTTGGAGGTTTAAGACGAGATGAGTTGGTCACAATGACCATTGATGATATTGAAGATAGAGGAACGGTCTTGGTTATAAAGGTaccagaaactaaaactttaacttcaaaaagttttactatcattgaagaagatttaggcgctttaaatttgataaaaaagtaCGCAGCATTAAGACCAGCTGGAATAAAGGAGCGAAGATTCTTTCTTACCTATAGAAAGAGTCGCTATACAGTACAACCTGTTGGAAAAAATACCATAGGAAGCGTCCCAACATTGatcgcaaaatttttaaaactggataaTGCAGAAGCTTATACCGGCCACTGTTTGCGTCGCACATCGTCAACTTTACTTGTTGAGGCAGGTGCTTCGTTTGAAATGCTAAAACAACATGGGAAATGGAAAAGCTCTTCAGTAgctgaaggatatatagaagaaagtatttcatccaaaaataaagtagCCAAAATGATTGCCAATTCA GTTAATTCCGTATCgactattgaaaattctttaatggacaatttacaaactatacaaaatagcgttagtgctgccacctctaccatcacaaaaaacaccgaccattctatagtgggatcagctacattttccaggacatttcaaaattgtaatttttattttggaaatttttag